A stretch of the Capsicum annuum cultivar UCD-10X-F1 chromosome 10, UCD10Xv1.1, whole genome shotgun sequence genome encodes the following:
- the LOC107843334 gene encoding kinesin-like protein KIN-5B encodes MSLTPDLNRKVGVGVAPSPLPFFTPRPERRRGPDPRGIDYSSNRMDKDKEVNVQVLVRCRPLNDDEQRINVPKAITCNESKREISVVQNVANKQVDKVFTFDKVFGPKAQQRSIYDQSISPIVKEVLDGFNCTVFAYGQTGTGKTYTMEGGMRNKAGELPAEAGIIPRAVRQIFDTLEAQHADYSMKVTFWELYNEEIIDLLTSEEPSKLSEERQRKPISLMEDGKGLVVVRGLEEEAVYSANDIYNLLERGAARRRTADTLLNRRSSRSHSVFSITIHVKETTVGDEELIKCGKLNLVDLAGSENISRSGAREGRAREAGEINKSLLTLGRVITALVEHSIHVPYRDSKLTRLLRDSLGGKTKTCIIATISPSAHCLEETLSTLDYAHRAKNIKNKPEANQRMSKAVLLKDLYLELERVKQDVRAAREKNGVYVPHERFLQDEAEKKAKNEKIEQLEIDLNISEKQTDKFRELYLSEQEEKLNLKAELKDRQANLENSKKALHELQENYRVAISTLKEKELIISRQIHSENYLIDYAKDLRKNLQNASEDISSLFARIDYKDKLEADNQNLLRTFGSRLDDSLSDLHKVIHGLISQQQQQLRDMEEHVSAFLASKCDVTKVVESKINKMLQTYTSGMASLKELVGALQLDASSDLEQIKSKISSQATTVEKFLTTASLEAKDFVCDIKNSLDEQRQVLDWSAKQQEEGLHQSLVSAQLISQATVNFFDDLQQRASEVMKLLDKSNINKVDQLQKFEKAFKEEAFREENLALEKIAAILSTLTTKKTAMVLEASRNLQESSAKENKQLLQEISGVQQVSASAKQKLNDYINEVKQNFLEDTFIYTENRMTLENCLQECTNKVDNLNKQLGETQLGFHQILTSNLAEIEHISRESSTRIGCAYNEFLSTSSSVDGEVKAHSRDLQTSFNDSLTLDMDHKKRIESMSSICMNQLSSTQQNHGECVSDIQCTAEQCLQKDYLVDMCTDKTPMKRVIQIPSLSPIEDMRTVISKVSLENEPKWSGAEGKNLQQLQQCNGVSPNRTPFADVN; translated from the exons ATGTCGTTAACGCCGGATTTAAATCGGAAAGTTGGAGTGGGAGTAGCACCATCTCCGTTGCCGTTTTTTACACCGAGACCGGAACGGCGACGGGGACCGGATCCTAGAGGAATTGATTATAGCTCCAATCGGATGGATAAAGATAAAGAGGTCAATGTTCAAGTTCTGGTTAGATGCAG GCCATTGAATGATGACGAGCAACGGATaaatgttccaaaagccataacaTGTAACGAAAGCAAAAGAGAAATTTCTGTTGTACAGAATGTAGCTAACAAGCAAGTGGATAAAGTTTTCACGTTTGACAAG GTTTTTGGCCCGAAAGCACAGCAAAGATCAATTTATGATCAATCCATTTCGCCCATTGTGAAGGAAGTTCTTGATGGATTTAATTGCACTGTATTTGCATACGGGCAGACTGGTACAGGCAAAACATATACAATGGAGGGAGGGATGAGGAATAAG GCCGGTGAATTACCAGCTGAAGCAGGTATAATTCCAAGGGCAGTTCGCCAAATTTTTGACACACTTGAGGCGCAACATGCAGACTATAGCATGAAAGTGACCTTTTGGGAACTATACAATGAGGAAATCATTGACTTGCTAACTTCAGAAGAGCCCTCAAAGCTTTCAGAAGAGAGACAAAGGAAGCCCATATCCCTCATGGAGGATGGAAAAGGTTTAGTTGTAGTGAGGGGCCTTGAGGAGGAAGCGGTGTACAGTGCAAATGACATTTATAACCTCCTGGAACGAGGAGCGGCCAGGAGGCGCACCGCAGACACTCTATTAAACAGGAGAAGCAG TCGCTCTCACTCTGTATTTAGCATAACTATTCATGTAAAAGAAACGACTGTCGGAGATGAGGAGCTCATTAAGTGTGGCAAGCTCAATCTTGTTGATTTAGCAGGATCAGAAAATATTTCTCGATCAGGTGCCCGAGAG GGTCGTGCAAGAGAAGCTGGGGAAATCAACAAGAGTTTACTTACTCTTGGTCGTGTCATAACAGCTTTGGTTGAGCACTCCATTCATGTACCTTACAG GGATAGTAAACTCACAAGACTCTTGCGAGACTCGCTAGGAGGAAAAACAAAAACTTGTATCATTGCAACAATTTCACCCTCTGCCCACTGTCTCGAAGAAACTTTAAGCACGCTAGATTATGCACACCGTgctaaaaacatcaaaaacaaaCCGGAG GCTAACCAGAGAATGTCCAAGGCAGTGCTGCTCAAAGATCTATATTTGGAACTAGAAAGGGTGAAACAAG ATGTCCGAGCTGCAAGAGAAAAGAATGGCGTTTATGTTCCACATGAAAGATTTTTGCAGGATGAAGCGGAAAAGAAG GCAAAGAATGAGAAGATAGAGCAGTTGGAGATTGATCTAAACATTAGTGAAAAG CAAACTGACAAATTCCGTGAGCTTTATCTTAGCGAGCAAGAAGAAAAGTTGAACCTCAAAGCTGAACTCAAAGACCGTCAG GCGAAtctggaaaatagtaaaaaggcaTTACACGAGCTTCAAGAGAATTACAGGGTTGCTATTTCAACACTGAAGGAAAAGGAATTAATTATTTCTAGACAAATACATTCAG AAAATTATCTGATCGATTATGCGAAGGACTTGCGGAAAAATTTGCAGAATGCATCAGAAGATATATCTTCACTTTTTGCAAGAATAG ATTACAAAGACAAGCTGGAAGCAGATAATCAAAATCTGCTGCGTACATTTGGTTCAAGGCTTGATGATAGTCTAAGTGACCTGCACAAGGTCATTCACGGGTTGATATCCCAGCAACAGCAGCAATTAAGAGACATGGAGGAGCATgtcagcgcatttcttgccaGCAAATGTGAT GTCACTAAGGTCGTGGAATCAAAGATCAACAAAATGCTACAAACATACACTTCTGGCATGGCAAGCTTGAAGGAGCTTGTTGGTGCGTTGCAGTTGGATGCTTCTTCTGATTTGGAGCAGATCAAGTCTAAAATATCATCTCAAGCTACCACAGTTGAGAAG TTCCTTACAACTGCATCTTTGGAGGCGAAAGATTTCGTTTGTGATATTAAGAATTCTCTGGACGAACAAAGACAAGTACTAGATTGGTCTGCTAAGCAACAAGAAGAG GGACTTCACCAAAGTCTTGTTTCAGCACAATTAATTTCTCAGGCGACTGTAAACTTCTTTGATGATCTCCAGCAACGTGCTTCCGAAGTGATGAAACTCCTTGATAAGAGCAACATTAATAAAGTTGACCAACTACAGAAGTTTGAGAAGGCATTCAAG GAAGAGGCATTTAGAGAAGAAAATTTGGCTCTTGAGAAAATTGCGGCAATACTGTCAACTCTGACAACTAAGAAAACAGCTATG GTGTTAGAAGCGTCAAGAAACTTACAGGAATCTAGTGCGAAAGAAAATAAGCAGCTGTTGCAAGAAATATCAGGTGTCCAGCAGGTATCAGCTAGTGCAAAGCAAAAATTGAATGACTACATTAATGAGGTGAaacaaaatttcttggaagacaCGTTCATCTACACAGAAAACAGAATGACTTTGGAAAATTGCCTGCAAGAGTG CACAAACAAGGTGGATAACTTGAATAAACAGTTGGGCGAAACTCAATTAGGATTCCATCAAATTCTTACAAGCAATCTTGCAGAGATAGAACATATTTCACG GGAAAGCTCCACCAGAATTGGCTGTGCATATAACGAATTTCTCTCTACTTCCTCATCTGTGGATGGGGAAGTTAAAGCCCATAGTCGCGATTTGCAGACTTCTTTCAATG ATTCTTTGACGTTGGACATGGATCACAAGAAAAGAATCGAGTCAATGAGTAGCATCTGCATGAATCAGCTGAGCTCTACGCAACAGAACCATGGTGAATGTGTATCAGATATCCAATGTACAGCAGAACAATGCCTCCAAAAAGATTACCTG GTTGACATGTGCACCGATAAGACACCTATGAAGCGAGTGATACAAATTCCGAGCCTTTCACCCATTGAAGATATGAGAACAGTGATATCTAAGGTTAGTTTAGAGAATGAACCCAAGTGGAGTGGTGCTGAGGGCAAGAATCTGCAACAACTACAACAATGTAACGGAGTCTCCCCCAATAGAACTCCATTTGCAGATGTCAATTGA